In one window of Carassius auratus strain Wakin chromosome 28, ASM336829v1, whole genome shotgun sequence DNA:
- the LOC113046854 gene encoding migration and invasion enhancer 1, producing MAVKIKVEYCGGUGYEPRFQELKRSICAKFPDVEVSGFVGRRGSFEIQINEHLVFSKLETGGFPYEEDIMEAVVKAKDGKPEKITRNRKECIIL from the exons CGGTGGATGAGGCTACGAGCCTCGCTTCCAGGAGCTGAAGCGGAGCATCTGCGCCAAGTTCCCGGATGTTGAGGTCTCAGGCTTCGTGGGCCGAAGAG GAAGTTTTGAAATACAGATCAATGAACATCTGGTCTTCTCAAAATTAGAAACAGGAGGATTCCCTTATGAAGAGGAT ATTATGGAGGCCGTTGTTAAGGCTAAGGATGGAAAGCCTGAGAAGATCACCAGAAACCGTAAAGAGTGCATCATCCTCTAA